The Cellulomonas shaoxiangyii sequence CGTCGGTGCCCTGCAGCCGGCTCGCCGTCACGTCCACGTCGATGGAGCGACCCCGGCGGTTGACCGCCGGGAGACGCACGGTGCGGTTTCCCGGCACGCCGTCGAGCTGGCCCGCCACGAGCGGCTGCAACGGCTCGACGGGCAGCCCGATGTCGAGGTCGTCGAGGCTGCGCCCGAGCGCCTCGTCCTCGCGCACTCCCCACAGGTCGACCGCCCGCGAGTTCCACGCGAGCACCCGCAGGCCCGCGTCCACGACGGCCACCCCGACGCCCAGGCTGGCGAGGACCGACTCCATGAGCCGGTTGAGCTCGTCGACCTCGAGGGTGCGCACGCGCAGCTCCTCGTTGCTCGCGTTGAGCTCGTCGTTCATCGACTGCAGCTCCTCGTTCATGGTCTCGAGCTCCTCGTTCGTCGACTGGAGCTCCTCGTTCGTCGTCTCCAGCTCCTCGACGGTCGACTGGAGCTCCTCGTTCGTCGTCTCCAGCTCCTCGTTCGCCGACTGCAGCTCCTCGTAGGCCGACTCCAGCTGGCGGTTGGCGTACTGCAGCTCGTTCTGCAGCTGCCGGTGGCGCGTGACGTCGTTGAAGATCACCGTCGTGCCCAGCGGTGCGGAGTCGGGGCCGATGAGCGGCACGACCTGGACGTCGAGCCCGACGGTGTCCGCGTCGGGGCGCTCCCACTCGACGTCGCGGATCCACACGACGCGACGCTCGCCGAGCGCCTGCTCGATGTACGAGCGCAGCTCCACCGGACGGTAGGAGACCTCGAGGTCCTGGAAGAGCCGGCCGACATCACGCTGGCCGATGCCGAACAGCGTGTCGGCGCGCCGGTTCGACGCCACGAGCACGCCGTTGGTCGCGACGACGACCTGCGCCGCAGGCGCGGACAGCAGGGCCTCGTCCCGCAGCCGTGCCGCCGTCGTCCCCAGGTCCTGCTCGGCCGGCCGCACGGGCTCCCGCGGTGTCCGGCGCTCGGGTGCCGGCGTCCCGAGCTTGCGGAAGAACCGCCGCTTGAGCTCGAGCGGCTGGAACAGGTGCGGGTGCGAGAGGAGCATCTCCGCCTTGCCCAGGAACAGCACCCCCTGCGGGGCGAGCGCGAAGTGCAGGCGGCGCACGATGTCCGCCTGCGCCTCCGCGTTGAAGTACATCAGCGTGTTGCGGCACACCAGCAGGTCGACGTGCGAGATGGGTGCGTCCTGCACCAGGTCGTTGCGGCCGAAGATGACGGCGCGGCGCAGGTCCTTGCGGATCACCCAGCGGTCCCCGACGCGCTCGAAGTACGAGGTCAGGTACCGCTCGTCGAGGCCCTGCACCTGCCGGTCGGTGTACGCGCCGGCGCGCGCCACCTGCAGGGCGGCCTCGTCCACGTCGGTGGCGTAGATCTTCACGCGCTCCCGGAACGCCGTCGGCCCGAGCGCCTCGGACAGCTCCATCGCCAGGCTGTAGGGCTCCTCGCCCGTCGCGCAGCCGGCGCTCCACACCCGCACGCGCGCGCCGTCCTCCGCGAGCAGGGCCGGGAGCACGTGCTCACGCAGGTACTCCCACGACTCCGTGTCCCGGAAGAAGCTCGTCACGTTGATCAGGACGGTGTCGA is a genomic window containing:
- a CDS encoding CheR family methyltransferase; amino-acid sequence: MDEEPDPRFESLLEYLKEQRGFDFTGYKRQSLVRRVRRQMTGVGIEGFDEYQDHLALHPDEYAALFDTVLINVTSFFRDTESWEYLREHVLPALLAEDGARVRVWSAGCATGEEPYSLAMELSEALGPTAFRERVKIYATDVDEAALQVARAGAYTDRQVQGLDERYLTSYFERVGDRWVIRKDLRRAVIFGRNDLVQDAPISHVDLLVCRNTLMYFNAEAQADIVRRLHFALAPQGVLFLGKAEMLLSHPHLFQPLELKRRFFRKLGTPAPERRTPREPVRPAEQDLGTTAARLRDEALLSAPAAQVVVATNGVLVASNRRADTLFGIGQRDVGRLFQDLEVSYRPVELRSYIEQALGERRVVWIRDVEWERPDADTVGLDVQVVPLIGPDSAPLGTTVIFNDVTRHRQLQNELQYANRQLESAYEELQSANEELETTNEELQSTVEELETTNEELQSTNEELETMNEELQSMNDELNASNEELRVRTLEVDELNRLMESVLASLGVGVAVVDAGLRVLAWNSRAVDLWGVREDEALGRSLDDLDIGLPVEPLQPLVAGQLDGVPGNRTVRLPAVNRRGRSIDVDVTASRLQGTDAGPGVILLMDVVGPAEPASAPGPDPRSAARSDGAGRSDAG